Part of the bacterium genome, CGCAGCGACTGAACCACCTGGTGGGCAACTTGCTGGACATGACGCGGCTGCGGGCAGGCGCGCTGCGCCTGCGCAGGGAGCCGACGGACACTCAGGATCTGATCGGGGCGGCGCTCGCCCAGATGGGCCGGCGACTGGGCGACCGGCTGGTCGAGGTTAGCCTTGCGCCGGACTTGCCCCTCGTGCCTCTGGATTTCGTGCTCATGGTCCAGGTGCTGGTGAACCTGCTCGACAACGCAGTCCAGCACTCGCCGGCGGGGGCAGCCGTGGTCGTCGCCGCGCAGATCGTCCGCGAGGAGCTTGAGGTGACGGTGCGGGACCGCGGACCGGGCATTCCCGCTGCTGACCTGGAGCGGGTGTTCGAGAGGTTCCGCCGGCAGTCGGGGCCACAGCGTACGGGGGGCGTCGGGCTAGGGCTGGCCATTAGCCGCGGGATCGTCACCGCTCACGGTGGCACCATCCGCGCCGGCAACAGCCCTGCGGGGGGAGCCATCCTGACCATCCGGCTGCCGCTGGCCGGCGGAGACGAGGCCCCCCATGAGTAAGGCGGCCCCCCGCATTCTGGTCGTTGATGATGAGAAAGCCATTCGGCACTTCCTCAACGCCACGTTAACGGCCGAAGGCTACCAGGTATACGAGGCGCCGAACGGGCACGAGGCCCTCGATGCCGTCCCGGCCGTGCGGCCGGACGCGGTCGTGCTAGACCTTGGGCTGCCGGATCTGGAGGGCCACGAGGTCATCACGCGCCTGCGTGAGTGGTCGGCGGTGCCGATCGTTGTCCTCTCGGTCAGGGAGCATGAAGGCGAGAAGATCAGGGCACTGGATGCGGGGGCGGATGACTACTTGACCAAGCCCTTCGGCGTCGGGGAGCTGCTGGCACGGCTGCGGGCCGCGATGCGTAGGGCGGCGCGGCCAGACGGGGAGCCGGTCTATGAGGTCGAGGGACTCCGCGTGGACCTTGAGCGCCGGCTCGTCTCCCTCGGAGGGCACGAACTGTCCCTGACGCCCACCGAGTACGAACTGCTGCGGGCCCTGGCCCTGCACGCCGGGAAGGTGCTGACCCACGGCCAACTCCTCAAGCAGGTCTGGGGGGCAAGCTATGACCCCGAAGCCCACCTGCTGCGCGTCAACATCAGCAACCTGCGCCGCAAGCTGGAGCCGGACCCGACGCGCCCGCGGTACATCCTGACGGAGCCCGGCGTGGGGTACCGCCTGGCGGCGCCACCGGGGTAGCTGGGGCTTGAGCACGGAGCGGGGGCAGGTCCGCGTGGCCGCACCCCCCAGTAGCCGGTTAGGCCCGCCACACCTGCTTGCCACCCACGTAAGTCGCGACTACCTTCAGGTCGTGGAGACTGTTCTCGTTGGCCTGCCGCAGGTCGTTGTCCCACACCGCGAAGTCGGCGACCTTCCCCTGCGTGATGCTGCCCATGTCCCCCTCGTCGAACGCCGCGTACGCCGCGGTCAGGGTGTGGGCCTCCAGCGCCTCCATGAAGGTGAGCCGCTCCGACGGGTCGAGGCGGATGTTCCCGGGCGGGTCGCGGCGGACCGCCGGGATGATGCTGTCCATCGGCAGGTGCGTCGGCGAGGCGCACACATCAGCCCCGAAGCAGATCGCTACCCCCGCCTCGCGGAAGCTGCCCAGCGGTACCATCTTCGCCACCGGCTCGGGTCCCAGCTTGCGCACCAGGTCCGCCGCGCGCATGTCGATCCACGCCGGCTGCGTGCACACGGGTACCCCCATGGCGGCCGTCCGGTCAATGCTCTCCTGCCGGTAGAACATGTAGTGCTCAATGCGGTGCCGACGGTCGCGGACGGCCCGGCCCCCTCCGGCGGCCTTGCTGAACGCCTCAAGGGTCAGGTCCACCCCGCGATCCCCCGCGGCGTGGACATCCACCTGCCAGTCGCCCCGGTGGATGGTCGAGACGATGGCCTGGAACTGGTCCGCCGGGTGCATCGGCATGTTGATCTGCTGGTGCTGGGGCAGCACCTTGTACATCAGCGGGTAGCCGTCCACCGCCAGCTTGACCCCCTGCACCCGCACCAGCGGCCCCTCATAACGCTTCAGGCGTTGCACCATCTGCTGGCAGTGCTGCAGGTTGGCCACATACGGGTACAGCCGCAGGCGCAGCGGCAGCTCCCCCTGCCGCTCAGCGGTGACGTACGCGATGTTCGAGCGCTGGTTGGCGAAGTTGTCGTGGACGCACGTGACGCCCTGCTCGATGAACCGCTGCGCGCCCCACAGCACAGCCCGGTACTCCTCCTCGGGTGTCATCGTGGGCTGGTAGACGGCGTAGATGGCCGGGTAGTGCAGCAGGCGACCATCGGGTACGCCCTGGCGGTCCCGCAGGAACTTGCCGCCATAGGGGTCCTGGGCCTGGGGCGAGAAGAGGTCGGCCTCCTGGAGTGCCAGCGTGTTCGCCACACCGTACTGGCCGGTCCAGTGGATCAGCAAGGCGGGGTTGTTGGGGGTCGCGGGGTCAACCTCCCAGCGGCAGGGGAAGCGCTCCTCGTCGAACTCGTTGAACCCGCGGGCAACGATCCAGGCGCCGCGCGGCAGCTTCTCTGCGGCGGCCGCGAGCACGCGCCGCAGGCTGTCGAAGTCATGCACCTGCGGCGGCCGGATCTTGGCGAAGAACAGCTCCATGTGCCCGAAGGCGCTCAGGTGGCTGTGGGCGTCTATGAGGCCGGGCGTGAGTGTCCGCCCCCCGAGGTCAACCATCTGGGTCCCGCGGTCGCAGACCGCCTGCACCTGAGCCTGGCTGCCGACCAGGATGACCCGTCCGGCCCGCACGGCCACCGCCTCGGCGACTGGCTGGGCCGAGTCCATGGTGACGACCGGGCCGCCATAGAAGGCCAGATCAGCGTTCCGCCGGGCCTGTGCGGCAGCCTCGGGGGAGCGCGCGACCACTCCCCCCAGCGTCAGTGTGGATAGCCAGACGAAGTCTCGACGGTCCATGGGGGCGCCTCCGTCCGCAACGCGATCTGGTCGGCACGGGCGACGGGTAAGGCCAGGATGAACCGGGGGAAACGGGAGCAGTCAGTCTAGCGCTGCTGGATGAGATCCCACACCTTGCGGGCCGAGTCGGCCATGGTGTGTAGGTTCGGGGCCTTGGCTTCGCGGGGGACGCACTCGCCGGAGTTCAGGATCATCCCCCCACGCCCCATGAGCCGCACCTGGCGGTCCGTCTCAGCCGCCACCTGTGAGGCCGACCCAAGCTGCAACAGGGCGATGGGGTCTACGTTGCCCAGGGTGCAGATCTTGCCGCCGAACTCGTCGGCCACGACCGCGCGGTCAATGCCGGGGCCCGTGCTCAGGGCGCTGGGCTCTGTCAGCGCCTGCAGGCGCAGGCCCGGGAGCTGCTCCTCGCTGTTGTGCAGGAACACGAAGGCTCCCGCCTGCTTGAGCGCCTCACAGACGCGCTTGCACGGTTCCAGGGCCCACTGCTCGAACTGCCCCGGCGAGATCAGGTGCATGGAGGCGTTGCAGTCCCCATACCAGATGGCATGGGCTCCCGCCTTGACCTGCGCCAGCCCCCACGAGATGGCCTGCTCCTCGGCGAACTTCAGGGCGTCCCTGAAGAGCCGCGGGTTGTCCATCATCACCAGGAACGACTCTTGCATCCCGAAGATGAGCGTCACCGCCGAGAAGGGCGCCGCCACCCGCCCGGTGATGCATGTCTGGTCGCCCCGGGCCTCGCGCAGCCCGGCAATCGCTTCCAGCAGCAGCGGCATGCGGGCAGAGGTCCGCGGGTTGGGGACCTTCAAGGCGTTCAATTGCTTGCGGGTGAAGGGGAGATAGTCGGCGGTGGCGGGGACGATGTTCTCCCCGGCGGCCACGCCGACGCCCAGTGGCTCGAACTCCAGCGTGTCGTCCAGGTGCAGCCAGCTCCAGTCCCAGCCGAACTTCCCGATGGCGTTCAGTTGGCACTGCACCACCGTCTCGGCGTCCTGGATGTACTGGCTGTACGTCAGACCGCTGTAACGAGCGTCAAACTCCTGGCTGAGGCAGAACACGGGAAGATTGTCAGGGACCTGCAACTCCACACAGGCACGGATGTTCTCGATCGTGGTCATCAGGAGTTTCTCTTTCAGGAGTTGAAGGAGGTTTCGACAGGAACACCGGGATTCCTGCCTGGCGACAGCGCCTGTAGGGCCTAGAGATCGCTCGCGATCTCAGGGGCTCATACCCCGCCGGGCCGTCCGCGTGGGACCGGACATCCTGGACGGCCCTACCGCCGGCGCGCCAGGGCGCTCTGCAGGATCTCCAGCACCAACTCGTCGTACGTCATGCCGGCCGCGAAGGCCTCATGGGGGACATCGGAGGTCTCGGTCATCCCGGGGCAGCTATTCACTTCGTGGAACCACAGCTTGCCGGCTTCATCCAGGTGCATGTCGCAGCGGCTGATGCCGTGGCAGCACAGCTCGGTATGGGCCAGCAGTGCCAACTCTTGCGCGGCGGCAGCGGCTTCGAGCGAGATCCGCGCCGGGCAGACCAGGTCGGTCAGGCCCTTGGTGTACTTGGCCTCGTAGTCGTAGAACTCGTTGTGCGGCACGAGTTCGAGGACCGGCAGGGCCCGCAGCGTCTTCCCGCAGCCCAGTACGCCCACCGTCAACTCCGTCCCCTCGACGTACCGGTCCACCAGCACATCGCCATACTGCCCCGCCAGGCTCTCCAACTCGCGCGCCACGGTGGCCTCCTCGCGGCAGATCGTGACCCCCAGGCTGCTACCGTCGTCATTGGGCTTGGTGACGCACGGCAGGCCGATCTCGGCAAGCACCCGCCCCAGCCACTCGGGGGCGAACCGGCCGCGCAGGTACAGGAACGGTGGCGTGGCCACGCCCAGCGCCTGCATGATGCGCTTGGACTGGACCTTGTTCATCGTCAGCGCGCAGCCCAGCATCCCGGAGCCGGTGTACGGCAGGCCCATCAGCTCCAGCGCCGCCTGGATCGTGCCGTCCTCGCCATCGCCGCCGTGGAGGGCGTTGAAGACCACCTCGGCGCCCGAGTCGCGCAGCGGATTGAACAGGCCCTCGGCGGGGTCGAGGAGGATCGCGCTGAAGCCCTGCCGCCCCAGGGCGTCGGCGATGCCCTGCCCGGTGCGTAGCGACACCTCCCGCTCGCCGGTCTTGCCGCCGGCCAGTACGGCTATGCGCTTGCTGCGAAGTTGTGCGAGGTCCATGGGTTCACTGTCCTGGTTCGTTAGCCAGCGGCACAGGCCGCAGGTCCTTGTCTAGCTGCGCCGTCAGGGCGATGCTGACCGTGCGGATCTCGCCGGGGCGAAGCGCCACCGGCTGCGGGCCGTGGGCCAAGCGCAGGTTGCTCACGCCGTAGAACCCGATGCGGTCGCCCTCGGAGCGACTGCCGGGGGACGGCGCGGCCGCTTCAGCGCCTCTGACACTCACGGCACTCAGATAGTATGCGCCGGCGCCCAGCGCCAGCGCGAAGTGGCCACCGGCGGTGGCGGCGGTGTCCACCAGCCCGGCGAAACGCGCGTCGGCGCAGGCGTTGACCACCACTCCCGACCCGGCGGGCACGTTGGCGACAGAGCCGATCAGCACCGCCGGGAGCGTCTCCAGCGCCACCTGCGGCCCGGTGGCCGTGTCGTCCAGGCTGCGCAAGAGCCCCGTGCCACTGACACGCCACTGCAGCGCCAGTGCCAGGTCGGCGACGTCATCGGCGATCTCGGTAGTCGGGAACTCCGCGCCCTGCTCGGGCCGGTAGCCATGGACGGCGAACAGGTCGCCCGGATCGAGCCCCTCCGTCTCGTTCGCATCCTCGGCGGCAAACACGTAGTACTTGCCGGCCGGGACGACGACGCTGAAACTGCCGTCGGCCCCCGGCAGCGCCGCCCGGGAGAAGCTGCCGTCGGCGGCGACCATGTAGCACACCCGCAGTCTGCCCGACCCGCCCGTGACCACGCCCGCCACCCGGCAGTTCTTGACCACGGGGGGCGCCTCCAGCGGCGGCAGCTTCACGCTTGTCGGCGCCAGCTTCCCCTCCGCCAGCATCGTCAGGGAGATCGCCATCCTGACCACGGCCGGCGGGGCCCCCTCCTTCACCTCCAGCGGCTCCGGCTGCTGGGTGTTGGGGTCCTCGACGCCATAGAAGCCCAGCCCGTCGCCGGCGTTGAGCTGGCCATCGTTGTTCAGGTCCACAATCGCCGTCAGGTAGTATGTGCCTGGCGCCAGGGCTACGACGACTCTGCCCTCGGCCCCGGTGCTGGGGAACGCCTCGACGAGGTCGCGCCGCGTCTTGTCGCGGAAGACCCGCACCTGCGCACGGCCCAGGTCATGGTCCGGCCAGTACAGCCCCACCACGACCACGCACTGCGCCGGGGCGGCCGGCTGGCCCTGCGCCAGCATCGGCAGGGCACAGGCCAGGACAGAGAGTGGGAGGCAGAGTCGGGTAGCCATGTTCATGCACAACCGCCTGTCGAAGCGGTCTGTAGAGCGGGGTACGCCCGACACTCCTGTCGGGCCTCGCCTCCCGCTACGGCTGCGCGTCGAAGTCGAGGACCTTCAGCTTCAGCATGCCCATCGTCTTGCTGGAGGCGAGGCTCATGCGGGCGATGGCGGCACTGTCCAGCGCGCTCGCGGCGACCTGCACGTGGCCCGCGTCCACGGTCTCTTCCCCCCACGTCGGGTCCATCTCCACCCACTGCCCGACATACAGCTCGTTCCAGGCATGGTAGTGGTACGCTCCGGCGTCGTACGCGAGCCCGGCCACCATGCGGGCAGGAATGCCCACGGCCTGCGCCAGCGCCGCCAGCAGCACCGCATGTTCGGTGCAATCGCCGCGCTTGGCTTGCAGGATCTCCAGGGCCGACAGGGGGCGCGGCTCGCTCCCCACCTTGGTCATCTGGCGGTTGACCCACCACATGAGCTGGCGCGCCGCCTGCCAGGCGTCGGTGGCGCTGCCGATGACCTCCCGCGCCTGCGCCACCAGCTTCGGATCGGCCGATTGCGCCGTCTCGCTGGGCTTCAGGTACGGCTGCAACTCCGGGGCGGTGAAGGGCAGTTGTCCGGGCGCCCCGGGCGCCGACCCGGCCACCACCGTCAGTACGGCCGTGTGGTCTCCCGGCGTAACGGTCTGGCGTGGGGTGGTCGGGAAGAGCGTGTCCGGCGCGCCGCCACCATCGGCAATCTCCAGGCTCACGCGCTGCAGCTTGCCGGGGCGCCCCATGTTCCGGTCCACCGGGACGGAACTGGCCAGCAGGAACGGCTGCAGGTCGGCCAGCGCCTCCTCCTGGGTCACCAACTGCATCGTCATCTGCATCATCCCGGGCACTTCCTGCCGCAGGATGACCCCCTCGTCGGTCACCCACGTCCGGCTCAGCACGCTCAGCAGCTTGCTCTGCGCCTGTAGCACCCACGCCGGCCGCGGCGTCTCGACCCGCTCGACGGCGTTGATCGT contains:
- a CDS encoding D-alanine--D-alanine ligase yields the protein MDLAQLRSKRIAVLAGGKTGEREVSLRTGQGIADALGRQGFSAILLDPAEGLFNPLRDSGAEVVFNALHGGDGEDGTIQAALELMGLPYTGSGMLGCALTMNKVQSKRIMQALGVATPPFLYLRGRFAPEWLGRVLAEIGLPCVTKPNDDGSSLGVTICREEATVARELESLAGQYGDVLVDRYVEGTELTVGVLGCGKTLRALPVLELVPHNEFYDYEAKYTKGLTDLVCPARISLEAAAAAQELALLAHTELCCHGISRCDMHLDEAGKLWFHEVNSCPGMTETSDVPHEAFAAGMTYDELVLEILQSALARRR
- a CDS encoding response regulator transcription factor, coding for MSKAAPRILVVDDEKAIRHFLNATLTAEGYQVYEAPNGHEALDAVPAVRPDAVVLDLGLPDLEGHEVITRLREWSAVPIVVLSVREHEGEKIRALDAGADDYLTKPFGVGELLARLRAAMRRAARPDGEPVYEVEGLRVDLERRLVSLGGHELSLTPTEYELLRALALHAGKVLTHGQLLKQVWGASYDPEAHLLRVNISNLRRKLEPDPTRPRYILTEPGVGYRLAAPPG
- a CDS encoding amidohydrolase, giving the protein MDRRDFVWLSTLTLGGVVARSPEAAAQARRNADLAFYGGPVVTMDSAQPVAEAVAVRAGRVILVGSQAQVQAVCDRGTQMVDLGGRTLTPGLIDAHSHLSAFGHMELFFAKIRPPQVHDFDSLRRVLAAAAEKLPRGAWIVARGFNEFDEERFPCRWEVDPATPNNPALLIHWTGQYGVANTLALQEADLFSPQAQDPYGGKFLRDRQGVPDGRLLHYPAIYAVYQPTMTPEEEYRAVLWGAQRFIEQGVTCVHDNFANQRSNIAYVTAERQGELPLRLRLYPYVANLQHCQQMVQRLKRYEGPLVRVQGVKLAVDGYPLMYKVLPQHQQINMPMHPADQFQAIVSTIHRGDWQVDVHAAGDRGVDLTLEAFSKAAGGGRAVRDRRHRIEHYMFYRQESIDRTAAMGVPVCTQPAWIDMRAADLVRKLGPEPVAKMVPLGSFREAGVAICFGADVCASPTHLPMDSIIPAVRRDPPGNIRLDPSERLTFMEALEAHTLTAAYAAFDEGDMGSITQGKVADFAVWDNDLRQANENSLHDLKVVATYVGGKQVWRA
- a CDS encoding transglutaminase-like domain-containing protein; this encodes MSMSDAHRAVRRWASVLFLMAGAGAATAAPVALPDGALGTHWYTISILGTRSGWSEQSLRRTPDGYESLERTVLRVALDGRGLTSARSETRRYDEALRLVEVENEADQVGRRVRVTARRQDGTLLVTRTSPDGETRQQLPIGETFGQDLRVLQALLDKQVIPGWKTVFSTFDCDLGQVDEVTINAVERVETPRPAWVLQAQSKLLSVLSRTWVTDEGVILRQEVPGMMQMTMQLVTQEEALADLQPFLLASSVPVDRNMGRPGKLQRVSLEIADGGGAPDTLFPTTPRQTVTPGDHTAVLTVVAGSAPGAPGQLPFTAPELQPYLKPSETAQSADPKLVAQAREVIGSATDAWQAARQLMWWVNRQMTKVGSEPRPLSALEILQAKRGDCTEHAVLLAALAQAVGIPARMVAGLAYDAGAYHYHAWNELYVGQWVEMDPTWGEETVDAGHVQVAASALDSAAIARMSLASSKTMGMLKLKVLDFDAQP